In one window of Acetonema longum DSM 6540 DNA:
- a CDS encoding polysaccharide biosynthesis protein — translation MSKDTFIKGAMILTVAGFVVKIIGSVNRILLSRLLGGEGTGLYQMAYPIYLLALSISSAGIPVAISIIVAEKLARRDYRGARHVFHISLSMLAATGALFTFLLYIGAGWLVEHQFIRDPRAYYAIAALAPAIFFVTILSSYRGYFQGMQMMTPTAVSQIVEQLIRVVTMITLAYLLIPRGLEYAAAGASFGAGPGAAAGLLVLIYYYWRQRPTFALQMANQPPVRQESSWSIISRIVKLALPVSLANIMLPVVANIDLLIVPARLEAAGYTVEQATELFGYLTGMAVPLINLATILTASLAASLVPAVSEAFTLGNRQQIYQRVATAMRIANLITIPSFVGMWLLATPISQMLYGTANAGPSIAIMSLGIFVLGLHQVTTGVLQGLGHTAIPVMNMILSAGVKVIMSWVLTAMPALGIAGAAWATNADFAVAALLNMYFVRRYVGFVLDWKATLKALLAAGLMGGAVLLSYHSVMSQTLHNSLATLAAILVGGVVYGVVLLLTGGVTERDLSGVPRIGSKLIKILRLIGLMKR, via the coding sequence TTGAGCAAGGATACATTTATCAAAGGTGCGATGATTCTGACCGTTGCCGGATTTGTGGTCAAGATCATCGGGTCGGTGAACCGGATTCTGCTGTCCCGGCTGTTGGGCGGAGAAGGTACCGGCCTATACCAGATGGCTTATCCGATTTATCTGCTGGCCTTAAGCATCTCTTCCGCCGGCATTCCGGTGGCAATTTCCATTATTGTGGCGGAGAAATTGGCCCGACGGGATTATCGGGGTGCCAGGCATGTTTTTCATATTTCTCTGTCCATGCTGGCGGCGACCGGCGCCTTGTTCACCTTCCTCTTATATATTGGCGCCGGTTGGCTGGTAGAGCATCAGTTCATACGGGATCCCCGGGCTTACTATGCCATTGCCGCTCTGGCCCCGGCGATCTTTTTCGTTACGATTCTGTCTAGTTATCGCGGCTATTTCCAGGGCATGCAGATGATGACTCCTACGGCAGTCTCCCAGATTGTGGAGCAACTAATCCGGGTGGTTACCATGATTACCCTGGCATATCTGTTGATTCCCAGGGGATTGGAATACGCGGCGGCCGGGGCCAGTTTCGGCGCCGGTCCTGGTGCCGCAGCCGGCTTATTGGTTCTTATTTACTATTATTGGCGGCAGCGGCCGACCTTTGCTTTACAAATGGCTAATCAGCCCCCTGTCCGGCAGGAGTCCAGCTGGAGCATCATCAGCCGCATTGTCAAACTGGCCTTGCCTGTGTCTCTGGCCAATATCATGCTGCCGGTGGTTGCCAATATTGATCTGTTAATCGTGCCGGCTCGCCTGGAAGCAGCCGGCTATACGGTAGAGCAGGCTACGGAATTATTCGGCTATCTGACCGGCATGGCTGTGCCTCTTATTAACCTGGCTACCATCCTGACAGCCTCTCTAGCCGCCAGCCTGGTGCCAGCTGTATCCGAAGCCTTTACTTTGGGCAATCGGCAGCAAATTTATCAGCGTGTGGCCACGGCCATGCGGATTGCCAATCTGATCACCATTCCCAGTTTTGTCGGCATGTGGCTCTTAGCCACGCCTATTTCCCAGATGCTGTACGGCACTGCTAATGCCGGCCCTTCCATTGCCATTATGTCTTTGGGCATTTTTGTCTTGGGGCTCCACCAGGTGACCACAGGGGTCTTGCAGGGACTGGGACATACGGCGATTCCCGTCATGAATATGATCCTTTCCGCCGGGGTAAAGGTGATCATGAGTTGGGTGCTGACCGCCATGCCGGCCCTGGGCATCGCCGGCGCAGCCTGGGCCACCAATGCCGACTTCGCGGTGGCGGCTTTGTTAAACATGTATTTTGTCCGTCGGTATGTGGGCTTTGTCCTGGATTGGAAAGCTACGCTTAAAGCATTGCTGGCGGCCGGTTTAATGGGCGGAGCGGTGTTGCTTTCCTATCATTCGGTCATGTCTCAAACCCTGCATAACAGTTTAGCCACTCTGGCTGCCATCCTGGTGGGCGGCGTGGTTTACGGCGTGGTCTTGCTGTTGACCGGCGGCGTGACCGAGCGGGATTTGTCCGGTGTGCCCCGGATCGGTTCAAAGTTGATTAAAATCTTGCGCCTGATTGGATTGATGAAACGATGA
- the spoVT gene encoding stage V sporulation protein T, producing the protein MKATGIVRRIDDLGRVVIPKEIRRTLRIREGDPLEIYVDREGEVILKKYSPVGELGDFAKEYADSLHEAIGHIILIADRDNIVAVAGAPKKEFLNKAIGQAVEKVMEDRKTVLSNSPAERRGAAKGGCIIDADDDEPCKFTAEVLSPIIVEGDAIGAVIICSREANVQMGEMEVKLAETAAGFLAKQMMQ; encoded by the coding sequence GTGAAAGCGACTGGAATCGTAAGAAGAATTGATGATCTAGGCAGAGTCGTAATACCCAAGGAAATCAGACGTACGCTTCGAATCCGTGAAGGAGATCCATTAGAAATATATGTTGACCGCGAAGGGGAAGTGATCCTGAAGAAATACTCACCGGTCGGTGAGTTAGGTGATTTTGCGAAAGAATATGCTGACTCTCTGCACGAAGCTATCGGCCACATTATCTTAATCGCTGATCGGGACAACATAGTCGCTGTTGCTGGTGCGCCAAAGAAGGAATTCTTGAATAAAGCAATTGGTCAGGCGGTGGAGAAGGTCATGGAAGACCGTAAAACCGTTTTGAGCAATAGCCCGGCTGAGCGCCGGGGCGCTGCTAAGGGCGGCTGCATTATTGATGCTGATGATGATGAGCCGTGCAAATTTACCGCCGAAGTTCTTTCGCCGATCATTGTAGAAGGAGACGCCATCGGTGCAGTAATCATCTGCTCACGGGAGGCGAATGTCCAGATGGGCGAAATGGAAGTCAAACTGGCGGAGACCGCCGCAGGATTCCTGGCGAAACAAATGATGCAGTAG
- the mfd gene encoding transcription-repair coupling factor, whose amino-acid sequence MNSLFYMLQKDRSFQQGVRAFRRPSSQSLVYGLSGAPKSVLIAAAYQSSPRSIVIITGSYDAQEQYRTDLQALLPDVPVMDLPAADMVTFTVDAKSVESASRRLNLLSRLVNGEHLIVLAPAEAGMQKVLAKNEFLNNRLVLSHSIRLEREELIGSLVRFGYERVDEVNAMGQFSARGGIIDIFPINRDLPVRLELFGDEVDSIRDFDAASQRSLQPVDRAEVLPVIEPEHGAAMADFLTYLTDESVVVFDEPTRVREQMAKTVKENPEIKKQVVTWQTLAESAQKYTVLYLTLMAQKIPHAEPEVMISITAKSIAPFHRQIDYLIEEIKGWQSRHFAILLLLSTWEKAKAVGKSLAEEGVATVIAEAPSELVRGTVHIAVGSLSGGFELPHAQTVVITEQDIFGRQRKKRRLRVAKDQQINYFRDIRTGDYVVHVNHGIGKYVGVETLEVAGIHKDYLLIRYAGEDKLYLPTDQVHLLQKYIGNEGETPRLNRMGGSDWIKAKAKAKAAATDIAKELISLYAARQVTPGYAFAPDMPWQKEFEEAFVFEETPDQLAAIAEVKADMEAPRPMDRLLCGDVGFGKTEVAIRAAFKAVMSGRQVAVLVPTTVLAQQHFQTFSARFAGFGPTVGVISRFRSAKEQKATINRLTAGQIDILIGTHRILQSDVIFKDIGLLIVDEEQRFGVTQKEQLKKWQANIDVLTLTATPIPRTLHMSLAGVRDMSIIETPPEDRFPVQTYVSEYDATVIRDAIRREIKRGGQVYFVYNRVQTIDQLHRQLSEMLPDARIKVAHGQLPEELLEQVMLDFYEGHFDILICTSIIENGLDVPNANTMIVYDADYFGLSQLYQMRGRVGRSHRMAYAYFTYRRDKILTEVAEKRLQAIKEFAELGAGFKIAMRDLEIRGAGNLLGSQQHGHITSVGFEMYCRLLDEAVQELRSDAPVEIPPEPVLELKTEAYLSGDYIQDAMHKIEIYQRIAAVRSEEHIKDLLDELIDRFGDPPATVLNLITVARVKNWARQLGIRSLVERADSLEITFGDKPKVDVTAVMALRTRYPGRVLIIPGPPEIIRLKTVRLGITALEWLEKNLVLLEEKNDKSFSGHG is encoded by the coding sequence ATGAACAGCCTATTTTACATGTTACAGAAAGACCGGTCATTTCAGCAGGGGGTCCGGGCTTTCCGGCGGCCAAGTAGCCAAAGCCTGGTGTATGGTCTGAGCGGCGCGCCTAAAAGCGTGCTGATTGCCGCTGCCTATCAAAGTTCCCCCCGATCAATCGTGATCATTACCGGCAGTTATGATGCCCAGGAACAATACCGTACAGACCTGCAGGCACTGCTGCCGGATGTCCCGGTCATGGATCTGCCGGCTGCCGATATGGTGACCTTTACGGTGGATGCCAAAAGCGTGGAATCAGCGTCTCGGCGGCTGAACCTGCTGAGCCGCCTGGTGAACGGCGAGCATCTGATTGTTCTGGCCCCGGCGGAAGCCGGTATGCAAAAGGTATTAGCGAAAAATGAATTCCTGAACAACCGGCTGGTGCTCTCACATAGCATTAGGCTGGAGCGTGAAGAATTGATCGGCTCCCTGGTTCGCTTCGGCTATGAGCGGGTGGATGAAGTCAATGCCATGGGGCAGTTCAGCGCTCGCGGCGGCATAATTGATATCTTTCCCATCAACCGGGATCTCCCGGTGAGACTGGAGTTATTTGGCGATGAGGTAGACTCCATTCGGGATTTCGACGCTGCCAGTCAGCGCTCCCTGCAGCCGGTGGACCGGGCGGAGGTTTTGCCGGTGATTGAACCGGAACACGGTGCGGCCATGGCCGATTTTCTTACCTATTTAACTGATGAATCTGTTGTAGTGTTTGATGAACCTACCCGGGTCCGGGAACAAATGGCTAAGACAGTGAAGGAAAACCCGGAAATCAAAAAACAGGTGGTAACCTGGCAGACACTGGCCGAGTCAGCGCAAAAATACACAGTACTGTATCTGACTCTGATGGCTCAAAAGATTCCCCATGCCGAACCCGAGGTGATGATCAGCATCACCGCCAAAAGTATTGCTCCTTTTCACCGGCAGATTGATTATCTGATCGAGGAAATAAAAGGCTGGCAGAGCAGGCATTTTGCCATTTTGCTTTTGCTGTCCACCTGGGAAAAGGCCAAGGCAGTAGGGAAATCCCTGGCAGAGGAAGGCGTGGCAACAGTGATTGCCGAGGCCCCCTCTGAATTGGTGCGAGGTACGGTGCATATTGCCGTGGGGAGTTTGAGCGGCGGGTTTGAGCTGCCCCATGCCCAGACCGTTGTGATTACCGAACAGGATATTTTCGGCCGGCAAAGGAAGAAGCGCCGGCTGCGAGTGGCCAAAGACCAGCAGATCAATTATTTCCGCGACATCCGGACCGGCGACTATGTGGTCCATGTGAACCATGGCATCGGCAAGTACGTCGGAGTGGAGACCCTGGAAGTGGCAGGGATCCATAAGGACTATCTGTTGATTCGCTATGCCGGTGAAGATAAACTTTATTTGCCCACCGACCAGGTCCATCTGCTGCAAAAGTATATCGGCAATGAGGGCGAAACGCCTCGGCTTAACCGCATGGGCGGATCGGACTGGATCAAGGCCAAAGCCAAGGCAAAAGCTGCCGCTACCGATATTGCCAAGGAACTGATTAGCTTATATGCAGCCCGCCAGGTCACTCCGGGCTACGCTTTTGCGCCGGATATGCCCTGGCAGAAGGAGTTTGAGGAGGCCTTTGTCTTTGAAGAAACGCCGGATCAACTGGCAGCCATTGCCGAAGTCAAGGCTGATATGGAAGCCCCCCGGCCAATGGATCGTCTGCTCTGCGGCGATGTGGGCTTCGGCAAGACCGAAGTCGCCATCCGGGCAGCCTTTAAGGCAGTTATGAGCGGCAGGCAGGTGGCCGTGCTGGTGCCTACCACCGTATTGGCCCAGCAGCACTTCCAGACCTTTAGTGCCCGGTTTGCCGGCTTTGGGCCGACAGTAGGCGTAATCAGCCGTTTCCGCAGCGCCAAAGAGCAGAAAGCCACGATCAACCGCCTGACTGCCGGCCAGATTGACATTCTGATCGGGACCCATCGGATCCTGCAGTCTGATGTGATATTCAAGGATATCGGCTTGTTGATTGTGGACGAAGAACAGCGGTTTGGAGTTACACAAAAGGAGCAGCTGAAAAAATGGCAGGCCAATATTGATGTGCTGACCCTGACCGCCACACCGATCCCTCGGACCCTGCATATGTCCCTGGCCGGGGTGCGGGATATGAGCATCATTGAAACGCCGCCTGAGGACCGGTTCCCGGTGCAAACCTATGTCTCGGAATATGACGCGACTGTTATCCGGGATGCTATCCGGCGGGAAATCAAGCGGGGCGGACAGGTCTACTTCGTCTACAACCGGGTTCAGACCATTGATCAGCTGCATCGCCAATTGAGCGAAATGCTGCCTGACGCCCGGATTAAGGTAGCTCACGGGCAATTGCCGGAGGAACTCTTAGAGCAGGTGATGCTGGATTTCTATGAAGGGCATTTTGATATTTTAATCTGCACCAGCATCATTGAAAACGGCCTGGATGTTCCTAATGCCAATACAATGATCGTCTATGACGCCGATTATTTCGGATTGTCGCAGTTATACCAGATGCGGGGCCGGGTAGGCCGGTCCCACCGGATGGCCTATGCCTACTTTACCTACCGCCGGGATAAGATCCTGACCGAAGTTGCTGAGAAACGGCTTCAGGCCATCAAAGAATTCGCCGAGTTGGGCGCCGGGTTTAAAATCGCCATGCGGGACCTGGAGATCCGGGGGGCCGGCAACCTGCTGGGCTCTCAGCAGCATGGGCATATTACCAGCGTGGGCTTTGAGATGTATTGCCGCCTGTTGGATGAGGCCGTCCAGGAACTAAGAAGCGACGCACCGGTGGAGATACCGCCTGAACCTGTGCTGGAACTGAAGACCGAGGCATATTTAAGCGGAGATTACATCCAGGACGCTATGCACAAGATCGAGATTTATCAACGGATCGCCGCGGTGCGCAGTGAAGAGCACATCAAGGATCTGCTGGATGAACTGATCGACCGTTTTGGCGACCCTCCGGCAACTGTCTTAAATCTGATCACAGTAGCCAGAGTTAAAAACTGGGCCCGCCAGCTGGGCATCCGTTCGCTGGTCGAACGGGCTGACAGCCTGGAAATTACCTTCGGCGACAAGCCCAAAGTAGACGTAACCGCTGTCATGGCGCTGCGCACCCGCTATCCCGGGCGGGTCCTTATCATACCCGGTCCGCCGGAAATCATCCGCCTGAAGACTGTGCGCCTGGGAATAACAGCATTGGAATGGCTGGAAAAAAATCTGGTTTTGCTGGAAGAAAAAAACGATAAATCTTTTTCCGGACATGGCTAA
- a CDS encoding anti-sigma-F factor Fin — MKVHYTCSHCGEDIDTLDMEILDETLLGLDCLTQEERQAMVWYDAASNMWYIQAMCDACADSLLPRPIPAGPTAGFH, encoded by the coding sequence GTGAAAGTCCACTATACCTGTTCTCATTGCGGAGAAGATATTGACACATTAGATATGGAGATTTTGGATGAAACCCTGCTGGGTCTGGATTGTTTGACCCAGGAAGAACGCCAGGCGATGGTCTGGTATGATGCGGCCAGTAATATGTGGTATATTCAGGCTATGTGCGACGCCTGCGCCGACAGTCTGCTTCCCCGGCCCATCCCTGCCGGTCCGACGGCTGGTTTCCATTGA
- a CDS encoding peptidoglycan DD-metalloendopeptidase family protein yields the protein MPSQARTKWFYVPLAAVLVPLIFWLLPSRHPFSEPIPLSPAASYEAGQGDSLRDLNVEQPLTATAKPRRAIVSHVVQAGETLSEIAERYDIDVDTILGANPETNELIHPGDSLIIMPQKGVMHTVNQGETLWDIAHGYGVDLSAITAANHKQDSLLRTGERLWIPGGKPRRSLAARSRYGRFIWPTYGEMTSLFGWRWGRLHSGIDIANHIGTIVMAAQSGRVSFAGWLGGYGRTIIIEHGQGFSTVYGHLSDYEINKGDYVAAGQPIAYMGNSGLSTGPHLHFEIRRNEEALDPLSLLP from the coding sequence TTGCCATCACAAGCAAGGACCAAATGGTTTTACGTTCCGTTGGCCGCTGTCCTTGTGCCGCTTATCTTTTGGCTTCTGCCGTCTCGTCATCCCTTTAGCGAACCGATTCCCCTTTCGCCTGCGGCTTCTTATGAAGCAGGCCAGGGCGACAGTCTCAGAGACTTGAATGTAGAGCAACCCCTTACTGCTACCGCCAAACCCCGGCGTGCCATCGTCTCTCATGTGGTGCAGGCAGGCGAAACGCTCAGTGAAATCGCCGAGCGTTATGATATTGACGTGGATACCATTCTGGGCGCCAACCCCGAGACCAATGAGTTGATTCATCCGGGGGACAGCCTGATCATCATGCCGCAAAAAGGCGTAATGCATACCGTTAACCAGGGAGAAACCCTGTGGGATATTGCCCATGGTTATGGTGTAGACCTTTCCGCTATTACGGCGGCAAACCATAAACAGGACAGCCTGCTCCGCACCGGGGAAAGATTATGGATTCCCGGCGGCAAACCAAGACGAAGCCTCGCCGCCCGCAGCCGGTACGGACGATTTATCTGGCCGACTTACGGGGAGATGACCTCCTTGTTTGGCTGGCGCTGGGGACGGCTTCACTCCGGCATTGATATCGCCAACCATATCGGCACCATCGTTATGGCTGCGCAAAGCGGCAGAGTATCTTTTGCAGGGTGGCTGGGCGGCTACGGCAGAACGATTATTATCGAACACGGCCAAGGATTCAGTACAGTTTATGGCCACCTGTCAGATTATGAAATCAATAAGGGCGATTATGTTGCAGCCGGGCAGCCGATTGCCTACATGGGCAATTCCGGCCTTTCCACCGGTCCCCATCTTCATTTTGAGATCAGACGGAATGAAGAGGCCTTGGACCCTCTAAGTTTATTACCTTAG
- the glpX gene encoding class II fructose-bisphosphatase, which yields MDRELALEFARVTEMAAIACGRWMGKGDKIAADQAAVDAMRTMFDTVSISGTVVIGEGEMDEAPMLYIGEKVGAGGPEVDIAVDPLEGTNLVAKGLPGAIAVLAIAPKGGLLHAPDMYMDKIAVGPKAAGKIHIDAPVKENLKAVASALERSVEDLTVVILDRPRHEGIIKQVRDAGARIKLISDGDVSPAVNAAIEGTGVHMMLGIGGAPEGVLAAAAVKCLGGDMQGRLWPDGSDAEKATQIQRAKSMGLADINKVLTINDLVSSDDVIFASTAITQGDLLNGVRYFGGGVRTHSLVMRKASGTVRFIDAIHKYDQKPLLIKRS from the coding sequence ATGGATCGAGAATTAGCGCTGGAATTTGCTCGGGTAACCGAGATGGCAGCCATTGCCTGTGGCCGCTGGATGGGAAAGGGAGACAAGATTGCGGCGGATCAGGCGGCGGTTGACGCCATGCGGACTATGTTCGACACCGTCAGCATCAGTGGTACTGTAGTCATCGGCGAAGGAGAGATGGATGAGGCGCCGATGTTGTATATCGGGGAAAAAGTAGGAGCAGGCGGACCGGAAGTGGATATTGCCGTAGACCCGTTGGAAGGCACCAATCTGGTAGCCAAAGGCCTGCCCGGTGCTATCGCCGTTTTGGCCATTGCCCCCAAAGGCGGGCTGCTGCATGCGCCGGATATGTATATGGACAAAATTGCCGTAGGTCCTAAGGCGGCGGGCAAGATCCATATTGACGCTCCGGTGAAGGAGAATCTGAAAGCGGTTGCCTCGGCGCTGGAGCGCTCGGTGGAAGATCTGACCGTGGTCATTCTGGATCGGCCGCGTCATGAAGGCATCATTAAACAAGTCCGGGATGCCGGCGCCAGAATCAAACTGATTTCTGATGGCGATGTGTCGCCGGCGGTTAATGCCGCCATTGAGGGTACCGGTGTCCATATGATGCTGGGCATCGGCGGCGCCCCGGAAGGAGTTTTGGCCGCCGCTGCGGTGAAATGTCTGGGCGGTGACATGCAGGGCCGGCTCTGGCCTGATGGTTCGGACGCGGAAAAAGCCACCCAGATCCAACGGGCCAAAAGCATGGGACTCGCCGATATTAATAAAGTTCTGACAATCAATGATCTGGTCAGCAGCGATGATGTAATTTTTGCGTCCACCGCCATCACCCAGGGGGACCTGCTGAACGGAGTCCGCTATTTTGGCGGCGGGGTCCGGACCCATTCGCTGGTCATGCGCAAAGCATCCGGCACTGTCCGATTTATTGACGCCATTCATAAGTATGATCAGAAGCCGCTTCTGATTAAACGGTCCTAA
- the fsa gene encoding fructose-6-phosphate aldolase, with translation MKFFLDSANIAEVREAHALGVIAGVTTNPSLIAREKQDIKGVIREIASIVKGPVSAEVISARYEEMVPEARQLAQIADNVVIKVPITLDGLKTVSALAAEGIKTNVTLIFSANQALLAARAGASFVSPFVGRLDDISEDGIKLIKDVTDIFAIHDINTEVIAASVRHPLHVTQAALAGSHIATVPYKVLVSLLNHPLTDAGIARFLEDWKKANM, from the coding sequence ATGAAATTTTTTCTCGACAGCGCTAACATTGCTGAGGTAAGAGAAGCGCACGCCTTGGGGGTTATTGCCGGGGTGACAACCAACCCTTCCCTGATCGCCAGGGAAAAGCAGGATATCAAAGGGGTTATCCGGGAAATTGCTTCGATTGTTAAGGGACCGGTCAGCGCTGAAGTCATCAGCGCCAGGTATGAGGAAATGGTGCCTGAGGCGCGGCAATTGGCCCAAATTGCCGATAATGTGGTAATTAAGGTCCCTATTACGCTTGACGGATTGAAAACGGTCAGTGCACTGGCTGCCGAGGGAATAAAAACCAATGTCACCTTGATTTTTTCCGCCAATCAGGCGCTGCTGGCTGCCAGAGCCGGCGCCAGTTTTGTCAGTCCTTTTGTCGGCCGGCTGGACGATATCAGTGAAGACGGCATTAAGCTGATCAAAGATGTGACTGATATTTTCGCCATTCATGACATTAATACCGAGGTTATTGCCGCCAGCGTCCGGCATCCCCTGCATGTGACTCAGGCGGCGCTGGCCGGTTCTCATATCGCCACTGTGCCCTATAAAGTATTAGTCTCCTTGTTGAACCATCCCCTCACCGACGCCGGTATCGCCCGATTCTTAGAGGACTGGAAGAAAGCGAATATGTAA
- a CDS encoding response regulator, with protein MPNTQPTILVIDDQPGIRRLLTEVLAENGYTVANASNGYEGLQKARELKPALILMDMKMPGMDGIETLRELKRLGQGGKVIMMTAYGELDLVNEAKEIGAAAYITKPFDIIELCQLIQTSLNEPSDTLKLQIV; from the coding sequence ATGCCCAATACGCAACCAACGATTTTGGTCATTGATGATCAGCCGGGAATCAGACGACTATTGACGGAAGTATTGGCGGAAAACGGGTACACCGTGGCTAATGCATCGAATGGTTATGAAGGTTTGCAAAAAGCGCGGGAACTAAAACCGGCCCTTATTCTCATGGACATGAAAATGCCTGGGATGGATGGAATTGAGACATTGCGGGAACTAAAGCGTTTGGGTCAGGGTGGAAAGGTAATCATGATGACTGCTTACGGTGAATTGGATCTGGTCAATGAAGCAAAGGAAATCGGAGCTGCTGCCTATATAACCAAACCTTTTGATATTATTGAGTTGTGTCAGTTGATACAAACCAGTCTCAACGAACCGTCAGATACCTTAAAACTGCAGATTGTATAA
- a CDS encoding Yip1 family protein, with the protein MGEEWVEEELDVKQSIWEIWYDVLFRPVDAIRYITRRKPVAGTFVTFLAGTMLPLLAMEIYGQEFLGTGLTGVLMALQIFGGALTWFLGTAVFHLIAEFTGGTGSALGLFSATGFTYLPRLFIVPLLMVLALLPETVRPVCLGSGTFLIWAWTLYLDMKSIQENYCLSARKAVLILLLPLLLAVLTAIFAVIIAAVALALYIGNQ; encoded by the coding sequence ATGGGAGAAGAATGGGTGGAGGAAGAATTAGATGTAAAGCAGTCCATTTGGGAAATCTGGTATGATGTGCTATTCCGGCCGGTTGACGCCATCCGCTATATTACCCGGCGCAAGCCTGTCGCCGGGACGTTCGTTACCTTTTTGGCCGGAACCATGCTGCCGCTTTTGGCCATGGAGATCTACGGACAGGAATTCTTAGGCACTGGCCTGACCGGGGTTTTGATGGCCCTTCAGATTTTCGGCGGAGCCCTTACCTGGTTTCTGGGTACAGCGGTGTTTCACCTGATCGCGGAATTCACCGGCGGCACAGGCAGTGCCTTGGGACTTTTCAGTGCGACCGGCTTTACTTATCTGCCACGTCTGTTTATAGTGCCTCTGTTAATGGTCCTGGCTCTTTTACCGGAGACGGTGCGGCCGGTTTGTCTGGGCAGCGGTACCTTTTTGATATGGGCCTGGACTTTGTATCTGGATATGAAATCGATACAGGAAAATTATTGTCTGTCGGCCCGAAAGGCTGTTTTGATTCTGTTGCTGCCCTTGCTGCTGGCGGTGCTGACAGCTATTTTTGCGGTCATCATCGCGGCGGTTGCTCTGGCATTATATATAGGGAATCAGTGA
- the sppA gene encoding signal peptide peptidase SppA, which yields MHKKAVMVIILIVVVLSLITLAFMSPRQSRSGAAKIAVIYVDGIMIGGRGEAGLLGASGGTDAIIRQLHAAKEDATVKAILLRINSPGGSAPASQEVGEEIKKVRQSGKIIVTSMADMAASGGYWLAATTDKIYANPATLTGSIGVYIPYANWQELYQKIGIYQEKIKSGPHKDMLAPERSLTPAERAIVQSMVDDLYEQFVQVVAQGRNLDPEKVRQLADGRIYTGNQAKALGLVDELGNMYDALEGAKQLAGLSGKVEIKEYGEFNPWSLLFGSVKSQISLENMLYRQLRPDTLLTAPLAMPQEWQVQ from the coding sequence ATGCACAAAAAAGCAGTCATGGTGATTATCCTGATTGTAGTTGTTCTGTCGCTTATTACGTTGGCTTTTATGTCCCCCCGGCAGAGCAGAAGTGGCGCGGCGAAGATTGCCGTGATTTATGTAGACGGGATAATGATAGGGGGACGGGGCGAGGCGGGACTTCTGGGCGCCAGTGGCGGGACCGACGCTATTATTCGCCAGCTTCACGCAGCTAAGGAAGATGCCACGGTCAAAGCCATTTTGCTCAGGATTAACAGCCCCGGCGGCAGCGCTCCGGCTTCCCAGGAAGTGGGGGAGGAAATTAAAAAAGTCCGACAGTCGGGTAAAATTATTGTGACCTCCATGGCTGACATGGCCGCTTCAGGCGGTTATTGGCTGGCAGCCACCACTGATAAGATTTATGCCAACCCGGCTACCCTCACGGGCAGTATCGGCGTCTATATCCCTTACGCCAACTGGCAGGAGTTGTATCAAAAAATTGGTATTTACCAGGAAAAAATCAAGAGCGGGCCCCACAAAGACATGCTTGCGCCGGAACGATCCCTTACTCCGGCGGAGAGAGCAATTGTCCAGTCCATGGTGGATGATCTGTATGAGCAGTTTGTCCAGGTGGTGGCTCAGGGCCGGAATCTGGACCCGGAGAAAGTCCGGCAGTTGGCCGACGGCCGTATCTACACCGGTAATCAGGCCAAAGCCCTGGGATTGGTTGATGAACTGGGAAATATGTATGATGCCCTGGAGGGAGCAAAACAATTGGCCGGTTTAAGCGGCAAAGTAGAAATCAAGGAATATGGCGAATTCAATCCCTGGTCCCTCCTGTTCGGAAGCGTCAAAAGTCAAATCAGCCTGGAAAACATGTTATACCGGCAGCTGCGACCCGATACTCTTCTGACAGCTCCGCTGGCCATGCCGCAGGAATGGCAGGTGCAGTGA